In Candidatus Sedimenticola sp. (ex Thyasira tokunagai), the following proteins share a genomic window:
- the alaC gene encoding alanine transaminase, whose product MEEFPRIRRLPPYVFSIIGDLKAAARARGEDIIDFGMGNPDQPTPQHIVDKMVEATQRKDTHRYSMSKGIPRLRRAICNWYKNRYDVNLDPESQAIVTIGSKEGLAHLSLACMGPGDSVLVPNPAYPIHPYGFVIAGADIRHVPLVPGVDFFSKLEETILGSWPRPKMLVLNFPGNPTGQCVELDFFEKVIDIAKEHNIWVIHDLAYADIVFDGYKAPSILEVPGAEEIAVEFFSLSKSYNMPGWRVGFMCGNKTLVAALARMKSYLDYGMFTPIQVAAIAALEGPQECVTEIRDMYQSRRDTLCDGLNSAGWPVEKPKATMFVWAPIPEQYREMGSLEFSKKLLTEAKVAVSPGVGFGEYGDDHIRFGLIENEHRTRQAIRGIREMMRRDAKQD is encoded by the coding sequence ATGGAAGAGTTCCCTAGAATCAGGCGCTTACCGCCTTATGTTTTCAGTATTATCGGAGATCTGAAGGCGGCGGCTCGGGCTCGGGGTGAGGATATCATCGACTTTGGCATGGGTAATCCCGATCAGCCCACTCCTCAGCATATTGTCGATAAGATGGTTGAGGCGACTCAGCGCAAAGATACCCATCGTTACTCCATGTCTAAGGGAATCCCTCGCCTACGCCGTGCTATCTGTAATTGGTATAAGAATAGGTACGATGTAAACCTCGATCCGGAGTCTCAGGCAATCGTCACTATTGGCTCCAAAGAGGGCTTGGCCCACCTGTCGCTGGCATGTATGGGGCCTGGTGATTCTGTGCTGGTGCCCAACCCTGCGTACCCGATCCACCCCTACGGGTTTGTCATTGCCGGTGCCGATATCCGCCATGTGCCACTGGTCCCCGGGGTCGACTTCTTCAGCAAACTTGAAGAAACGATTCTCGGCTCCTGGCCGCGCCCGAAAATGCTGGTGCTGAATTTTCCTGGCAATCCCACCGGGCAGTGCGTCGAGCTTGATTTCTTTGAAAAGGTGATCGACATTGCCAAGGAACACAATATCTGGGTGATCCACGATCTGGCCTATGCTGATATCGTCTTCGATGGTTATAAAGCACCGTCAATTCTTGAAGTGCCCGGTGCTGAAGAGATCGCGGTGGAGTTCTTCTCACTATCGAAGAGTTACAATATGCCGGGATGGCGTGTCGGTTTTATGTGTGGCAACAAGACCCTGGTAGCGGCGTTGGCACGGATGAAATCCTATCTTGACTACGGCATGTTCACACCGATTCAGGTAGCCGCCATTGCTGCCCTGGAAGGGCCACAGGAGTGTGTTACCGAAATCAGGGATATGTACCAGAGCCGTCGTGATACTTTGTGTGACGGCCTCAACTCTGCCGGTTGGCCGGTGGAGAAGCCAAAGGCGACGATGTTTGTCTGGGCACCGATACCTGAGCAGTATCGAGAGATGGGCTCCTTGGAGTTCTCGAAAAAATTGCTGACAGAGGCAAAGGTGGCCGTCTCTCCCGGTGTCGGCTTTGGTGAGTATGGCGATGACCATATACGTTTTGGTCTGATTGAAAATGAACACAGAACCCGCCAGGCAATCCGTGGCATCCGTGAGATGATGCGCCGGGATGCGAAGCAGGATTAA
- a CDS encoding SprT-like domain-containing protein, whose product MSHHDIQSPEIAQLGISETQRLLHLATGHYNTSLPEVEIRFDLTGRAAGMIVFPPMGKAVIRYNWVLLCENSEPFIRQTVPHEVAHLVARTLYGGKIRPHGREWQEVMAFFGADVQRCHQFDTSRSVRRRLQRFTYHCGCTTHQLTSIRHRRVLAGQVYRCRLCGKTLKE is encoded by the coding sequence ATGAGTCATCACGATATACAGAGCCCGGAGATAGCGCAGCTCGGCATAAGCGAAACCCAACGGCTGCTGCACCTGGCAACAGGACACTACAATACTTCTCTGCCCGAAGTGGAGATCCGTTTCGACCTCACAGGACGAGCGGCCGGAATGATCGTTTTCCCACCCATGGGTAAAGCGGTAATCCGCTACAACTGGGTACTGTTATGTGAGAATTCGGAACCGTTCATACGACAGACGGTGCCCCACGAGGTTGCGCACTTGGTGGCGCGTACCCTCTACGGCGGCAAAATACGTCCCCATGGCAGGGAGTGGCAGGAAGTAATGGCGTTCTTTGGTGCTGATGTCCAACGTTGTCACCAGTTCGATACCAGTCGCTCTGTCAGACGGCGCCTGCAGCGTTTCACCTACCACTGCGGCTGCACGACGCATCAACTGACCAGCATTCGCCACCGCCGAGTCCTTGCGGGTCAGGTCTATCGCTGCCGACTCTGTGGCAAAACCTTGAAAGAGTAG
- a CDS encoding IS256 family transposase, with product MSEQFDFNKALAALQNGQDLTGKNGILTPLIKQLTEAALKAELESHLALDEASNRKNGSSRKTIKSTSGSFDLDTPRDRAGSFEPQLIKKHQTHLTDEIERKIISMFGLGMSYQDIASHVAELYGLSISNALISSVTDKLIPELKQWQQRPLESHYPFVWLDAIHYKVKEDGRYGSKAVYTVLGLNLEGKKEILGLYLSESEGANFWLSVLTDLSNRGIEDILIASVDGLKGFPEAINSIFPDTEVQLCVIHQIRNSMKYVASKNQKAFMADLKPVYKAVNKEAAEAALGELESRWGAQYPIVLKSWRSKWENLSVYFKYPADIRRVVYTTNAIEAVHRQFRKLTKTKGAFPNENSLMKLLYMGIQNASKKWTMPIQNWNLTLSQLSIYFEGRLDGVLDI from the coding sequence ATGTCTGAACAATTCGATTTCAATAAAGCCCTGGCTGCCTTGCAGAACGGTCAAGACCTGACTGGCAAGAATGGCATCCTTACTCCACTCATCAAGCAACTGACAGAAGCAGCTCTCAAGGCTGAACTGGAGTCACATCTCGCGCTTGATGAAGCATCAAATCGTAAGAACGGCTCCAGCAGGAAAACGATCAAGTCAACGTCAGGAAGCTTCGATCTGGACACCCCCAGAGACCGTGCAGGCTCCTTTGAGCCACAACTGATCAAGAAGCACCAGACCCACCTGACTGATGAGATTGAGCGCAAGATTATCTCCATGTTTGGCCTGGGAATGAGCTACCAGGATATCGCCTCACATGTTGCTGAACTCTACGGTCTGAGCATCTCCAACGCACTGATCAGCAGTGTAACTGACAAGCTCATCCCCGAGCTGAAGCAGTGGCAACAGCGCCCTCTGGAGAGCCATTACCCATTTGTCTGGCTGGATGCCATCCACTACAAGGTCAAAGAGGATGGACGCTATGGCAGCAAGGCCGTCTACACCGTGCTGGGCCTGAACCTGGAGGGCAAGAAGGAGATACTCGGCCTCTATCTCTCTGAAAGTGAAGGAGCTAACTTTTGGCTATCGGTACTGACTGATCTCAGTAATCGCGGTATAGAGGATATCCTGATTGCCTCTGTCGATGGACTGAAAGGCTTTCCAGAGGCCATTAACAGCATCTTTCCTGATACAGAGGTTCAGCTCTGCGTGATACACCAGATCCGCAACTCGATGAAGTACGTTGCCTCTAAGAATCAGAAAGCCTTTATGGCCGATCTAAAGCCCGTCTACAAGGCAGTGAACAAGGAGGCGGCAGAGGCGGCGCTGGGCGAGCTGGAGAGTCGCTGGGGCGCCCAGTACCCAATCGTACTCAAGTCGTGGCGCAGCAAGTGGGAAAATCTATCTGTCTACTTCAAATACCCTGCGGACATCCGTCGCGTGGTTTACACCACCAATGCCATTGAGGCTGTACATCGGCAGTTCCGTAAGCTGACCAAAACCAAGGGGGCCTTCCCGAATGAAAACAGCCTCATGAAGCTGCTCTATATGGGAATCCAGAATGCTTCAAAGAAATGGACCATGCCGATTCAGAACTGGAATTTGACTCTGTCCCAGTTGTCGATATATTTTGAAGGCCGGTTAGATGGCGTTTTGGATATTTAA
- a CDS encoding YgiQ family radical SAM protein, translated as MQSAPNLFSYRHYWAKRFGTAPVLPMSREEMDQLGWDSCDIIIVTGDAYVDHPSFGMALIGRLLEAQGFRVGIIAQPDWRSADAFRALGKPNLFYGITAGNMDSMVNRYTADRRIRSNDAYTPDGAGGKRPDRSVVVYAQRAKEAFKGVPVVIGGIEASLRRIAHYDYWSDKVRRSVLPDSKADLLIYGNAERAIVALAHRLAAGEKIGEITDLRGTGVMRQEIPDEWLEIDSSELDQPGRVGPKRNPYQESPGCSESDSDSETPRVVGFHQRPKAEDRSKCVVRLPSHDQVSDDPVLYAHASRVFHLETNPGNARALVQRHGKRDVWLNPPPIPLETEELDGLYELPYTRRPHPAYGGAKNPAWEMIRFSIPIMRGCFGGCTFCSITEHEGRIIQSRSEASVLHEIETLRDSSPDFTGIISDLGGPTSNMYQMRCKDAHVESSCRRLSCVFPDICKYMDTDHKALTQLYRHARALKGIKRVFIASGLRYDLAVQDPEYIKELVTHHVGGYLKIAPEHTEAGPLEMMMKPGIGTYDRFKRLFEKYSKEAGKEQYLIPYFIAAHPGTTDRDMLNLALWLKENGFRPDQVQAFLPTPLAIASAMYHTGRNPLRKVKRGKESVAVPRGTKQRRLHKAFLRYHDAENWPLLREALKAMGRADLIGNGKRHLVPAWQPAGTAKEYNEKGGTAKPAKRQVKRGGRKTGKLGKRQAKRKPSRHR; from the coding sequence ATGCAATCTGCTCCCAATCTCTTCTCCTACCGCCACTACTGGGCGAAACGTTTTGGTACTGCCCCGGTACTACCCATGTCTCGGGAGGAGATGGATCAGCTGGGGTGGGACAGCTGCGATATCATCATCGTCACCGGTGATGCCTATGTAGACCACCCCAGCTTCGGTATGGCGCTGATTGGTCGTCTGCTGGAGGCCCAGGGGTTCCGGGTTGGTATCATCGCCCAACCGGACTGGCGGTCGGCGGATGCCTTTAGAGCATTGGGAAAGCCCAATCTCTTCTACGGTATCACTGCGGGCAACATGGACTCGATGGTGAACCGCTACACCGCCGACCGGCGAATTCGCTCCAATGACGCCTACACACCCGATGGTGCAGGGGGAAAACGCCCTGATCGTTCGGTGGTGGTCTACGCCCAGCGTGCGAAAGAGGCATTCAAAGGGGTGCCGGTGGTCATTGGCGGTATCGAGGCCAGCCTGCGGCGCATCGCCCACTACGACTATTGGTCAGACAAGGTGCGTCGTTCGGTATTACCGGACTCTAAAGCGGATCTGCTGATCTATGGTAATGCAGAACGGGCCATAGTGGCGTTGGCCCACCGTCTCGCCGCCGGCGAAAAGATTGGCGAGATTACTGATCTGCGTGGCACCGGCGTTATGCGCCAGGAGATACCTGATGAGTGGCTGGAGATAGACTCCAGTGAGCTGGACCAGCCGGGCAGGGTGGGGCCTAAGCGGAATCCCTATCAGGAGAGCCCCGGTTGTAGTGAAAGCGACAGTGACAGTGAAACACCAAGAGTCGTCGGTTTTCATCAGCGACCGAAAGCAGAGGATCGCTCGAAGTGCGTGGTGCGTCTCCCTTCCCATGATCAGGTGAGTGACGACCCTGTGCTCTACGCCCACGCCTCCCGGGTGTTTCATCTGGAGACCAATCCCGGAAATGCCCGTGCCCTGGTGCAGCGCCATGGTAAGCGGGATGTCTGGCTCAATCCGCCACCGATTCCACTGGAGACAGAGGAGTTGGACGGGCTCTACGAGCTGCCCTATACCCGTCGCCCCCACCCGGCTTACGGAGGTGCAAAAAATCCTGCTTGGGAGATGATCCGCTTCTCCATTCCAATCATGCGCGGCTGTTTTGGTGGCTGCACCTTCTGTTCGATCACCGAGCATGAGGGGAGAATTATTCAGAGCCGTTCGGAAGCGTCGGTGCTGCATGAGATTGAGACGCTACGAGACAGCTCTCCCGATTTCACCGGTATTATCTCGGATCTGGGCGGACCGACATCGAACATGTACCAGATGCGCTGCAAGGATGCGCATGTCGAATCCTCCTGCCGCCGTCTCTCCTGTGTCTTCCCCGATATCTGTAAATACATGGATACCGATCACAAGGCACTGACGCAGCTCTACCGTCATGCACGGGCACTTAAGGGGATCAAGCGGGTCTTTATCGCCTCCGGCCTGCGCTATGATCTGGCGGTACAAGACCCTGAATACATCAAAGAGCTGGTGACCCACCATGTGGGCGGTTACCTGAAGATCGCCCCGGAGCATACTGAGGCGGGCCCCCTCGAGATGATGATGAAGCCGGGTATTGGTACCTATGACCGGTTCAAACGGCTGTTTGAAAAATACTCGAAAGAGGCGGGGAAGGAGCAGTACCTGATTCCCTACTTTATTGCCGCCCATCCTGGAACCACCGACCGGGATATGCTTAATCTGGCGCTGTGGTTAAAGGAGAATGGCTTCCGACCTGATCAGGTACAGGCATTTCTTCCCACTCCTCTGGCTATCGCCTCGGCGATGTACCACACCGGCCGTAACCCCCTGCGTAAGGTGAAGCGGGGCAAGGAGAGCGTCGCTGTACCCCGTGGGACAAAGCAACGGCGACTGCATAAGGCGTTCCTCCGTTACCACGATGCTGAAAACTGGCCGCTACTGCGCGAGGCGCTGAAAGCCATGGGGCGGGCGGATCTGATTGGCAACGGTAAACGCCACCTGGTGCCTGCCTGGCAACCGGCCGGTACGGCCAAGGAGTATAATGAAAAAGGTGGTACCGCTAAGCCTGCAAAACGTCAGGTTAAAAGGGGCGGTCGAAAAACCGGGAAACTAGGTAAGAGGCAGGCAAAGAGAAAGCCTTCCCGTCACCGCTGA
- a CDS encoding cation:proton antiporter has product MQQDIVFTIFLIFTGAAVLATVALYARQALLVAYILLGVLLGPSALGLVDDPKLIGDIAHIGIMFLLFLMGLELNPREFLQLMRKTIIITLLSSLLFWGVGVMLALLFGYTSLEALLIGAAMIFSSTIIGLKLLPTTVLHHQRTGEIIISILLLQDFIAILLLLFIQGSSSPEHPVMEFAKLALALPLLIGGAMLFVRKVLLRLLQAFDTIHEYIFLLVIGWCLGMAEAAAVMGISHEIGAFVAGVILASSPISLYMSERLKPLRDFFLVMFFFSLGAGFDLGMLTSVIFPALLFALLAVFGKPPVFSLLLRKQGEDEMRSQEVGVRLGQLSEFSLLIAVLALGRGLIGAEAGYLIQLATLLTFFVSTYRVVLRYPTPIALSEKLRRN; this is encoded by the coding sequence ATGCAGCAAGATATTGTTTTCACTATATTCCTGATCTTTACCGGTGCCGCCGTGCTGGCGACGGTTGCCCTCTATGCGCGTCAGGCGCTGCTGGTGGCCTATATACTTCTGGGTGTCCTGCTGGGGCCATCTGCCCTGGGGTTGGTTGATGACCCCAAACTGATTGGCGATATTGCCCATATTGGCATCATGTTTCTGCTTTTTCTTATGGGATTGGAGCTCAATCCCAGGGAATTTCTGCAACTGATGCGCAAAACAATCATCATCACGCTGCTCAGCTCCCTTCTTTTCTGGGGTGTTGGGGTCATGCTTGCGCTGCTGTTTGGATATACCTCTCTGGAGGCTCTGTTGATCGGTGCTGCAATGATTTTCTCCAGCACTATTATCGGCTTAAAGCTACTTCCGACCACCGTGCTGCACCATCAGCGTACCGGCGAAATCATCATCAGTATTTTGCTGTTGCAGGACTTTATCGCCATACTGCTGCTGCTCTTTATCCAGGGAAGCTCCTCTCCAGAGCACCCGGTGATGGAGTTCGCCAAGCTGGCTTTGGCGCTGCCACTACTTATTGGCGGCGCCATGCTCTTTGTCCGGAAAGTGCTGCTACGGCTGCTGCAGGCTTTTGATACCATTCATGAATATATCTTTCTTCTGGTCATCGGCTGGTGTCTGGGGATGGCCGAGGCGGCCGCCGTTATGGGTATCTCTCATGAGATTGGGGCTTTTGTGGCCGGTGTAATCCTGGCTTCCAGCCCCATATCACTCTACATGTCGGAGAGGCTGAAACCTTTGCGAGACTTTTTCCTGGTGATGTTTTTCTTCTCTCTCGGCGCCGGCTTTGACCTGGGAATGCTAACCTCCGTTATTTTTCCGGCGCTGTTGTTCGCTCTGCTGGCGGTATTTGGTAAACCACCTGTGTTCAGCCTGCTGCTACGGAAACAGGGGGAGGATGAGATGCGTTCACAGGAGGTGGGTGTGCGCCTTGGGCAGCTGAGTGAATTCTCGTTGTTGATTGCCGTACTCGCTCTGGGGCGGGGACTGATCGGCGCGGAAGCGGGCTATCTCATCCAATTGGCAACCCTGTTGACCTTTTTTGTCTCCACCTATCGTGTGGTTTTGCGCTACCCAACGCCGATTGCACTTTCTGAAAAGCTGCGGCGCAACTGA
- a CDS encoding homoserine dehydrogenase, producing the protein MEAVKVGLLGLGTVGGGTVNVLARNAHEIARRAGRDIRITHAAAREYNAETIDGLDQIIITDDAFEVVNNPEVEIVIELIGGYSPALELVMQAIENGKHVITANKALIALHGNEIFAAARKKGVTVAFEAAVAGGIPIIKAMREGLSANRIEWAAGIINGTGNFILTEMKDKGRDFADVLAEAQALGYAEADPTFDVEGIDAAHKLTIIGSIAFGIPLQFDKTFTEGIGGIDRQDVSYADEFGYRIKHLGIARKTGKGIEMRVHPTLIPERRLIANVDGVMNAVLVKGDAVGPTLYYGAGAGDEPTASAVVADVVDVVRTLTTDPENRVPHLAFQPDELSDLPILSMDDVETAYYLRMQVADKSGVMARIAGILAEQDISIEAIKQQEPAEPSTTATLVMFTHQVLERQMNRAIEMIETLDTVEGRVTRIRVEHLDG; encoded by the coding sequence GTGGAAGCAGTTAAAGTAGGTCTTTTGGGTCTTGGTACGGTAGGTGGCGGTACGGTTAATGTGTTGGCCCGTAATGCCCATGAAATTGCAAGGCGCGCGGGTCGCGATATTCGTATCACCCATGCCGCCGCTCGTGAATACAATGCGGAGACTATTGACGGTCTGGACCAGATTATAATCACTGACGATGCTTTTGAAGTGGTCAACAATCCGGAGGTCGAGATTGTTATTGAGCTGATCGGTGGCTACTCACCTGCTCTTGAGCTGGTGATGCAGGCGATCGAAAATGGAAAACATGTTATTACCGCCAACAAGGCGCTGATTGCACTTCATGGTAATGAGATCTTTGCTGCAGCCCGGAAGAAGGGCGTAACTGTTGCATTCGAAGCGGCGGTGGCAGGCGGTATTCCGATCATCAAGGCGATGCGCGAGGGCCTGTCGGCCAATCGTATCGAATGGGCGGCGGGTATTATCAACGGCACCGGTAACTTCATTCTCACCGAGATGAAGGATAAAGGGCGTGATTTTGCCGACGTTCTGGCGGAAGCTCAGGCTCTGGGTTATGCAGAAGCGGACCCCACCTTCGATGTTGAGGGTATAGACGCGGCTCATAAGCTGACCATTATCGGCTCAATCGCCTTTGGCATCCCACTGCAATTCGATAAAACTTTTACCGAGGGGATCGGTGGTATCGATCGCCAGGATGTCTCCTATGCTGATGAGTTCGGTTATCGCATCAAGCATTTGGGTATTGCCCGCAAGACAGGTAAGGGTATTGAGATGCGGGTGCATCCAACGCTGATCCCTGAGCGTCGCCTGATCGCCAATGTAGATGGCGTGATGAATGCCGTGTTGGTGAAAGGTGATGCGGTTGGGCCGACACTCTACTACGGCGCCGGTGCCGGCGATGAGCCGACGGCTTCTGCTGTAGTGGCGGATGTGGTCGATGTCGTACGTACCCTCACCACCGACCCTGAGAATCGGGTCCCTCATCTGGCCTTCCAGCCAGATGAACTGAGTGATCTGCCGATTCTTTCAATGGATGATGTGGAGACTGCCTATTACTTGCGCATGCAGGTGGCTGATAAGAGTGGCGTGATGGCTAGAATCGCCGGCATTCTTGCCGAACAGGATATCAGCATCGAAGCGATCAAGCAGCAGGAGCCTGCAGAGCCCAGTACTACAGCGACGCTGGTGATGTTTACCCATCAGGTATTGGAGCGGCAGATGAACCGGGCGATCGAGATGATAGAGACGCTCGATACGGTAGAGGGACGGGTGACCCGTATTCGCGTTGAGCATCTGGATGGTTGA
- a CDS encoding bifunctional helix-turn-helix domain-containing protein/methylated-DNA--[protein]-cysteine S-methyltransferase, translated as MPSDYHRIEQAIHWLAEHADEQPELIDLAGLLRLSTYHTQRMFSRWAGVTPKQFLQYLTVGYAKQLLDESMSVLDVSQEVGLSGPGRLHDQMINIEAASPGEYKQGGRGLTIQFGFHVTPFGECLIASTSRGVCHLVFVEQGDHELALEGLKSLWTNADFEENAQQTSLLVKQAFTLEGDKRQGIKLLVRGTNFQVKVWQALLNIPQGYALTYGNIATWIGSPNASRAVGSAIGKNPVAYLIPCHRVIRGSGIIGEYRWGSDRKRAMIAWEAAHRQQG; from the coding sequence GTGCCATCAGATTACCACCGAATCGAACAGGCTATACACTGGCTTGCCGAACATGCCGACGAACAGCCGGAACTCATTGACCTCGCAGGTCTTCTCAGGCTTAGCACCTATCACACTCAACGCATGTTCAGCCGTTGGGCCGGCGTCACTCCCAAGCAGTTTCTTCAATACCTTACAGTAGGCTACGCCAAACAGCTTCTCGATGAGTCCATGAGTGTGCTGGATGTGTCACAGGAGGTGGGGCTGTCGGGCCCTGGACGTTTACATGATCAGATGATCAATATCGAGGCCGCCTCTCCTGGTGAGTATAAACAGGGAGGGCGTGGGCTGACGATCCAATTCGGCTTTCATGTCACTCCTTTTGGTGAGTGCCTGATTGCCTCTACTTCCCGAGGAGTATGTCATCTCGTTTTTGTTGAACAGGGAGATCACGAATTGGCACTTGAAGGTTTGAAGTCGCTCTGGACGAATGCCGATTTCGAGGAGAATGCTCAGCAGACTTCTCTATTGGTCAAACAGGCATTCACTCTGGAGGGTGACAAACGGCAGGGTATTAAACTGTTAGTGCGTGGAACCAATTTTCAGGTCAAGGTGTGGCAGGCACTGCTTAATATTCCCCAGGGATACGCACTGACCTACGGAAATATTGCGACATGGATCGGATCCCCCAACGCCTCACGCGCTGTTGGTAGTGCCATTGGCAAAAATCCCGTGGCTTATCTCATTCCCTGTCACCGTGTAATTCGCGGTAGTGGAATTATTGGCGAATACCGCTGGGGAAGTGATCGTAAACGGGCCATGATTGCCTGGGAAGCGGCTCACAGGCAGCAGGGCTGA
- a CDS encoding cupin domain-containing protein produces the protein MFNLLENLPSDLTGEVVESLLESDHLRIERIVSKGEVSPEGSWYDQDEHEWVLLLRGEAKLRFKEGNRTVDMEEGDCINIPAHQKHRVEWTAIDRETIWLALFYR, from the coding sequence TTGTTTAATCTTCTGGAAAATCTCCCCAGTGATCTCACCGGTGAAGTTGTTGAGTCACTGCTTGAGTCTGATCACCTCCGCATAGAGCGGATTGTATCCAAGGGAGAGGTCTCACCTGAAGGCAGCTGGTATGACCAGGATGAACACGAGTGGGTACTGTTGCTCAGAGGTGAGGCTAAGCTGAGATTTAAAGAGGGAAACAGAACGGTGGATATGGAGGAGGGTGACTGTATCAATATACCTGCTCACCAGAAGCACCGTGTCGAGTGGACTGCGATAGACCGCGAAACTATCTGGTTGGCACTGTTCTATAGATAG
- a CDS encoding Rho-binding antiterminator produces the protein MNDYQPISCKLHSEYELLAIRQKTVYLQLAGKHERLMGKILDIYTRERVEHLLLETASGDSHEIRLDSINSLNSGD, from the coding sequence ATGAATGACTACCAACCCATTTCCTGCAAACTACACAGCGAGTACGAACTCCTGGCAATACGGCAGAAAACTGTCTATCTTCAACTCGCTGGAAAGCATGAGCGCCTGATGGGAAAAATCCTGGATATCTACACTCGGGAAAGGGTCGAACACCTCCTGCTGGAAACCGCCTCCGGCGATTCCCATGAAATCCGTCTGGACAGCATCAACAGCCTCAATAGTGGGGATTAA
- a CDS encoding Mth938-like domain-containing protein produces the protein MKFSLADPSLGNTIHSYSERGVVIDSNIYDSSVIVLPDKIIAPWGPTSLKTVEMSDFSILDGLNPDLVILGTGERQQFPSPALYQSLIRAGIGVEIMTTPAACRTYNILLSEGRRAAAALLLK, from the coding sequence ATGAAATTTTCACTGGCCGATCCATCCTTGGGTAATACCATTCACTCCTATTCGGAGAGAGGTGTTGTTATTGACTCTAATATTTACGACTCAAGTGTTATCGTCTTGCCCGACAAGATTATCGCACCCTGGGGTCCAACTTCCCTCAAAACGGTGGAGATGAGTGATTTTTCAATACTTGATGGGCTCAATCCCGACTTGGTAATACTGGGTACCGGCGAACGCCAGCAGTTCCCCTCTCCTGCACTCTATCAGAGTCTGATTCGTGCAGGGATCGGTGTAGAGATAATGACAACCCCGGCCGCCTGTCGCACCTACAATATCCTGCTGTCGGAAGGGCGCCGAGCTGCCGCCGCACTGCTGTTAAAGTAG